A single region of the Marinobacter salinus genome encodes:
- a CDS encoding putative nucleotidyltransferase substrate binding domain-containing protein has product MQAELIDIRNHMAQYPPFDEMPEELLERAVGNIEVEYFRAGSPILSFGEKNDWLYYIRSGAAEIFRRSGELYSRVSEGEIFGQFGLLTNKKVRFPAKALEDTLIYRIPDEIFQVLFENDENFADFVETEDRTRLRSAVSRREKSNELMTSRVSRLIARAPVSAPCTVRLQEAARTMTEQGVSALLLMDNDGDRPLLKGIITDRDLRTRAVTEALPSETPISEIMSEGPITIRDTAFIFEAMLTMLHNNVHHLPVMDRDEVRGVIALSDIVKYESQSSLYLVSNIYHQKTVKGLKKVSKDVRDSFVRMVNEDANSHMIGSAMAGIGRSFTQRLLELGEEKLGPPPVPYCFMALGSMARDEQLVVTDQDNAMILDDSFVPEEHDAYFLALAQFVSDGLAECGYSYCTGDIMATNPKWRQPLQVWKAYFTDWIENPKAQALLNSNIFFDLDGIYGKTGFAEELKTLIADRASNSQRFLTMLARNALNRTPPIGFFRNFVLEEDGQHRKSFNLKRRGTAPLSDLIRIHALACGSRAQNSFERLRAIGKTKLILEDDLGNLRDALEFIAIVRIRHQALAIEEGREPDNNVRPEHLSPFERSHLKDAFQVVSNAQKFLRFRYNAGVGRNVQ; this is encoded by the coding sequence ATGCAGGCCGAGCTTATCGACATCCGCAACCACATGGCCCAGTACCCGCCATTTGACGAGATGCCGGAAGAGCTGCTCGAACGGGCAGTCGGGAACATTGAGGTGGAGTATTTCCGTGCCGGCTCACCGATCCTTTCTTTCGGTGAGAAAAACGACTGGCTGTATTACATCCGCAGCGGCGCCGCAGAGATCTTCCGGCGCTCCGGTGAACTGTATAGTCGGGTCAGCGAGGGTGAGATTTTTGGTCAGTTTGGCCTGCTGACGAACAAAAAGGTTCGCTTCCCCGCGAAAGCGCTGGAGGATACGCTTATCTACCGGATTCCGGACGAAATCTTCCAGGTTTTGTTCGAAAACGACGAAAATTTCGCTGATTTTGTCGAAACCGAAGACCGGACACGACTTCGCTCGGCCGTCTCGCGAAGAGAAAAATCCAATGAATTGATGACTTCCCGGGTATCCCGTCTGATTGCCCGCGCACCGGTTTCTGCACCCTGCACCGTGCGCCTGCAGGAAGCGGCCCGCACCATGACCGAACAGGGCGTATCCGCACTCTTATTAATGGATAACGATGGCGACAGACCTCTGCTCAAGGGGATTATTACCGATCGGGATCTGCGCACCCGCGCAGTTACAGAGGCGCTTCCCTCGGAGACACCCATCAGCGAAATCATGTCCGAGGGGCCAATCACCATACGGGACACGGCCTTCATCTTCGAAGCCATGCTTACCATGCTGCACAATAACGTGCACCACCTGCCAGTCATGGACCGGGATGAAGTCCGCGGCGTGATCGCGCTTTCGGACATCGTCAAGTATGAAAGCCAAAGCAGCTTGTATCTGGTGAGCAACATTTACCACCAGAAGACAGTGAAGGGCCTGAAGAAGGTCAGCAAGGATGTTCGGGACAGCTTCGTGCGGATGGTGAACGAGGACGCCAACTCCCACATGATTGGCAGTGCCATGGCCGGAATCGGACGAAGCTTTACCCAGCGGCTTCTGGAGCTGGGCGAGGAAAAACTAGGCCCTCCGCCCGTTCCCTACTGCTTTATGGCACTGGGCTCCATGGCAAGAGACGAACAGTTGGTGGTGACCGACCAGGACAACGCCATGATCCTGGATGACAGCTTTGTACCTGAGGAACACGACGCCTACTTCCTGGCGCTCGCCCAGTTTGTCAGTGATGGCCTGGCCGAATGCGGATACAGTTACTGCACCGGCGACATCATGGCCACCAACCCGAAATGGCGGCAGCCGTTGCAGGTATGGAAAGCCTACTTTACCGACTGGATCGAGAATCCGAAGGCTCAGGCGCTGCTTAACAGCAACATTTTCTTTGATCTGGACGGCATCTACGGAAAGACCGGCTTTGCAGAAGAGCTCAAAACCCTGATTGCCGACAGGGCCAGTAACAGCCAGCGCTTCCTCACCATGCTGGCGCGCAACGCTCTTAACCGCACGCCTCCCATCGGCTTTTTCCGAAACTTTGTTCTCGAGGAAGATGGCCAGCACCGCAAGAGTTTCAATCTCAAGCGCCGGGGCACCGCGCCGCTGTCCGACCTGATTCGGATCCACGCCCTGGCCTGCGGCTCCCGGGCTCAGAACTCCTTTGAGCGCTTGAGAGCCATCGGCAAAACCAAACTGATTCTCGAGGACGATCTGGGCAACCTCCGGGACGCCCTGGAGTTCATTGCCATTGTTCGTATCCGCCACCAGGCATTGGCAATTGAGGAAGGTCGGGAGCCGGACAACAATGTTCGACCGGAGCATCTCTCACCCTTTGAGCGCAGCCACCTCAAAGACGCTTTCCAGGTGGTGAGTAATGCACAAAAGTTCCTGAGATTCCGCTACAACGCCGGGGTGGGTCGTAATGTCCAGTAA
- a CDS encoding 3'-5' exonuclease, which produces MSSNTTSTKTPPQQGPWPEQYQALAQESKNPILKAFYQAGCVPPDTPLSDVPMVAMDFETTGLDPNQHSIVSIGLVPFTLNAIHLGAARHWVVRPKLTLHQTSVEIHGITHSDIDKAPDLQDILDEVFELLNGRIPVVHYRNIERGFFDVALKWRFGEGIRFPVLDTMAIESHLHPDRNPSRWQRFIGRRPVSIRLADSRLRYNLPHYAAHNALIDAIATAELLQAQIRHHFSPDTPIGDLWL; this is translated from the coding sequence ATGTCCAGTAACACGACATCCACCAAAACTCCCCCGCAACAGGGGCCCTGGCCGGAGCAGTATCAGGCGCTGGCGCAAGAGAGTAAAAACCCGATTCTCAAGGCGTTCTATCAAGCCGGGTGCGTGCCACCGGATACCCCGCTATCGGATGTACCGATGGTCGCCATGGACTTTGAAACCACCGGGCTGGATCCGAACCAGCATTCCATTGTCAGTATCGGCCTGGTGCCTTTTACCCTGAACGCGATCCACCTGGGCGCCGCCAGACATTGGGTAGTGCGGCCAAAGCTGACACTGCATCAAACCTCGGTCGAGATTCACGGCATAACACATTCCGATATCGACAAGGCACCTGATCTCCAGGACATTCTTGATGAGGTGTTTGAGCTTCTGAATGGTCGCATTCCGGTGGTGCACTACCGGAACATCGAACGGGGCTTTTTTGATGTCGCTCTGAAGTGGCGCTTCGGAGAAGGTATCCGGTTTCCGGTCCTGGATACAATGGCCATCGAGTCCCACCTGCACCCGGACCGGAATCCCTCCCGCTGGCAACGGTTCATCGGGAGACGGCCAGTGTCAATCAGGCTTGCGGACAGCAGACTCAGGTATAACCTGCCCCACTACGCCGCCCACAATGCCCTGATCGACGCCATTGCCACTGCGGAACTGCTCCAGGCCCAAATTCGCCATCACTTCAGCCCAGACACGCCAATCGGTGACCTCTGGCTCTAA